In Vanacampus margaritifer isolate UIUO_Vmar chromosome 18, RoL_Vmar_1.0, whole genome shotgun sequence, a genomic segment contains:
- the LOC144038922 gene encoding lymphocyte antigen 75-like, giving the protein MNAIQWLIVKAMLALCACATSDSGCDPDEVPYRGFCYYFYDGHQTKVWQDAEDFCIARKSHLTSLHSWDEHKFLTERLGKIREWYWIGLTGSKGKNYTFSDGSALDENPWPLYFWGGLDNSHCFRMWHTSGAVCSANCNAANDFICKKARGSAPVPPQKPVWTDGCGWWAANPANDFCYLFNNNFWITWSAARTVCEKKGGYLLRITDLEEQNFLKDSLQESWKETTLWMDGFAYIPGGEWWWSDGSLMPSMRWSTDGLHHHYGRCCLSFLAVTGQWEEDDCELKKGFICKKRAGAKH; this is encoded by the exons ATGAACGCAATACAATGGCTCATTGTGAAGGCGATGCTCGCACTTTGCGCATGCGCGACATCTG ATTCCGGCTGCGACCCCGATGAAGTGCCGTACCGTGGTTTTTGCTATTACTTTTACGATGGACACCAGACAAAAGTGTGGCAGGATGCCGAGGATTTTTGCATCGCCAGGAAAAGTCACCTGACCAGCCTCCACTCGTGGGATGAGCACAAATTCTTGACAG AGCGCTTGGGGAAGATACGGGAATGGTACTGGATTGGATTGACGGGGTCTAAAGGAAAGAATTATACATTTAGTGACGGAAGTGCTCTA GACGAAAACCCTTGGCCCCTTTATTTCTGGGGTGGCTTGGACAATTCCCACTGTTTTAGGATGTGGCACACCAGTGGAGCCGTGTGCAGCGCCAACTGCAATGCGGCCAACGACTTCATCTGCAAAAAAG CCAGGGGCTCGGCACCCGTTCCTCCACAAAAACCAG TTTGGACCGACGGCTGCGGCTGGTGGGCCGCCAACCCCGCCAACGACTTCTGTTACTTGTTCAACAACAATTTCTGGATAACTTGGAGTGCAGCGCGAACCGTCTGCGAGAAGAAGGGCGGGTACCTGCTCAGAATCACCGACCTCGAGGAACAGAACTTCCTGAAAG ACTCCCTTCAGGAGAGCTGGAAGGAGACCACGCTGTGGATGGACGGCTTCGCCTACATCCCCGGAGGCGAGTGGTGGTGGAGCGACGGATCTCTGATGCCGTCCATGCGCTGGAGCACAG ATGGCCTTCATCACCACTACGGCCGATGCTGTCTTTCCTTCCTCGCCGTCACCGGCCAATGGGAGGAGGACGACTGCGAGCTTAAGAAAGGCTTCATCTGCAAGAAAA GGGCGGGAGCGAAGCATTGA